Genomic window (Lycium barbarum isolate Lr01 chromosome 2, ASM1917538v2, whole genome shotgun sequence):
CACAACGAGATGAAAAGAAGCTGCTGTAGGATTTAAAAAATATGCCATAAAAGAAAGGTACCTATTACACGAGTTGACACATTTGGGAACGACGAAAGGAAGCAGCATTGGGAGGATAAGACGTTTCCCAAACTGACTGAGCGAAAGGCTCGATTTTTCCTCACAAGATGGCATATTGAATATTTTGAGCAGTAATTTGTATTTTGAAAGAGGAAttatgaaccaaaaaaaaaaaacataccatCATAACGGTTGCATCAACCAGCACATTGTTCTCTTTCTCGTCCGGATATTCCACTCCAAAACCTTCAAGAAAACCAGCTTGCTTTAGGATCCAATCCTCTGTCATAATCTTACCGGAGAACGAAAAATGCCCTCCCAGAATAAGTAGTGCTTTGCAACATATTTCTCTGCTCCTTTCATCCGATAAGCTGCTTTCTAAGGCCATAGTCATAGCATCAACCGCATCATCTCTGTATGTGTTGGGCATATCTGTGTCTGCCTGGAAGATTCAAATACAAAGTCAGTTCCTAGACTAAAAGTAACAGTGATCTTAAACACTATGCCTGCCTCTTCTTAAACACTATGCCTGCCTCTTAAACAAGTAACAAAAGATACAACATCTTTTCCTCAATCACAAACCAGCTGGGATCGGCTATATGATTCATCTATATCCATTCCGTTTTATTCAAACACATGCCACTCCAATACTGGTATATAATAAGACAAAATAAGAATCCGCGACGTTAATACATACGCTAGTTTTTATTCAATTCTTAACCAATGTTTTGACTAATGAAGTGCATATTTCGTCTCTAAATTAGATTATTACAACATGAGGTGTAAAATACTAAGCCTGCAGAATCACACTCTAAAGGTAATGGACTTACCGTACTCATTAACTAATGGTAAGTAATATCCACTCCATCGTTCCGTGAGTTAGATAAATTACTTGATGCACTGAACAACATACAACCTTCAGTCACCAAATTACAGAAAAAACTATGGAAATTTTGACTAGGAGCTATACTTTAATTAATGAACTTTGCGTCTCTTTCTTAATACTTTGGAATCAGGTCATGGCAAACCCTATGTCCTGTACCAATTCTAAGTTTTTCAGAGAAGTGCTATGCACAACCAAGGAACACGATTAGAAAGGACATGGAGTttagcaaacaaaaaaaaaccaaaatgacctatcaaaagaaaagaaaaaatctaaATTTGCTAGATGTCTAGAAGAGCAGACCACTAATACGCTGATTTGAAACCTACTAGAAGATCAAAGTTCAAAAGCAGCACAGCAACCATGATTCTCTGTTCACATGGACAGTCCTGGAGATACATCAGCAAATCGGTCATCGCTTTGACAATGTTGTCTTTGTGAAGGCCTTTTAGGAAGAACTTTGCATCTTTTCTCCTGAAATGTGGGAGCGCGGTAAGAGTTTATGTAGCTAAAGCAATATAATATCATTAACCCTAAGACTGCATCATAATCCAGCAATATAGAGTATTTCAGTATCTTAGTTGCAAGCAAGATAAAAAGGGAAGCCCAGTGCACGAAGCCTCCCGCATTCACACAGGGTCCAGAAAAAGGTCGCATCCTAAGGGGGTGTAATGTAGGCAGCCTACCCTAACAAGTGACACCTATGTTGCTCAGGCTCTTCAAAAATATTGTCAGTTGTGTGTCGGGTCCTCCAAAAGCTATGCAtatttggaggatccgacatggGTGTGGAGACATTTTTGGAAGGTCCAAGCAACGTATAGCCTGACACATACATTAGTAGTTGattccacggctcgaacctgtGACCCGGGTTCATGTGGACATATGGATCAAATAATCTAATACAATTATCCAAAAAGTAACAGCTTTCTTGAAAAGTGTATATAGTCTCGACATTTCCATTTTACACCCTGGTAAAAAGAAACATTAAAATATATTCAGATGTATTTGTTTTACAACTCTAACCAGATCGTTTAACTTCTCAACAAAGAATGGAAAAAATATGTGTCATCATGCTCGATGAGAGAAAGTTCACAAGTAATAGAATCAGTTTTTCTTTAAAAGTAAAATATGCATGTCACATTATTCAGGTATTGTCACAGTGCATCTGCTAGAAAGAGCTCTTGAGCTTCAACTTCTTGTGCTCTAAATCTCTATTGATACACTTCGGTCTTCTCCATGCAAATTCGCCCAGACTAATAtgaatttcatgaactttttatCTTTCAATGAAGTATCACATATTCATCTGCTTTTCTATTTTTACCCAAAACAGAACATGATTCTGTTCTGGCTATTTCTTGGAACAGTGATAACGCTATCAGTACTTTCGATAGCACGGAGGAGTGAGGGGATAAAGAAGGTTCCTTTCCAGAGATTTTTGTAGTACTATGCATGCCATGAGGTGAATAAATGAGAAGCCAACATGATTATAAGAATATATTTGgaactatgttgctcggaccctcCAAAAATGATGCCGCATCTGTGTCAGATTCTCCAAAAATGCATAGCTTTTGGAGGATCAAACACTCATCAGTCCATATTTTTTAAGAGTCCGCGCAACATAGATTTGGAAAACCAAGTACCTGTTAAGGCAAATGAGTTCAGTCAGGAGTAAAAAGGCGAATCTTCTCGATTCCAACTCTTCTTTCTGAAGAAGATTAAGCAGCCACATCTTATCAACATTTCTGGCTACTACATTTCTGCAATTGGTATCAGCCACAATGCAAGAGCAAAATAACCCGGAAACACATATCTTCTCGCTAGCGTTTCCACAGTTAAATCTCTGGATGAGAAACTGTAAGCTTCCTACGGATATAAGCTGCTCTAGAGTTACCCTTCTTTCATCCTGAGTTAAAGCAATAATAAGATGTTCCAATATGGAAACAGCTGTTTCGTTCTTTAACCAACCGTGTCCCCCTGAATTACCGGTAACCTTAGAGAAATAAGCCAGAAGGTGCCTCCAATGTTCTGACTTCCAATTGTTGATGACGCGCTTCAAAATAAAGTTAGTATGGGGCACGCGTTGACATTCTAACAATCTTCGTGTTACGGGGCATGTTCTATTTCCTTTCAACAACCAGCTTATAATAGATGCTCTCTCAAAGGTTTGGCCAGTCTCTAGGGTAACTGGATCTTCAAAAAAAAGTCCAGTCAAAGGGCAGACAAATTcttgtgggatgtttatggaaggTCTTTCGACATAATCTTCATAATCGACTCCTACACATTTTGAAAAGCATCATCATAAGCAATTAATTACTTACTCAACATAAAGAGAACCAAAGGCGGACCTAGGATTTTGAGTTTATGGGTTCTAGATTCTAGAAAAGACAGCTTATTGGGTTctggataaattatttatatatattaagtgaaTTTTTAAACACAAATACAGGGTCTGGGCCAAATCTGCTAGGTTCTGCCGAAGCCGTAGACAGGCTTGGAGCTCTGCCTCTGGAGGGAACACTCTCAAAGATGACTTTCACGTACCTTGAGCAGGAAGCACTACCTCCTCGGTCTCCTGCTCAGAAGCTGCTTTTGTTATCCTGTTGAATATGAATTCGGTCAGATTTGCAGGTGCAAATGAATCCGGCATGTTGGACTTTAGTGGAGATGTTTCCTTCATATCAGAGTTTCCAAATATTTCCATGAAATTTTTTTCTTCTGGAGAATTCGCTCCAAATACCCCCGCTGCATCCCGAGCGGTTGATGCACCATACTACACATCAGAACACCCTCAGAGTTTAACTCGTCTATGTAATACAAAATCTGAAAAGGAATAATAATGTTTGGCAAGCATAGATCCTAACTCACTAAATTTAGAGCTGCACAGAGAACTACTAAAGTGATTTGACAACTTTAATTTACTTTCCTCATTGTAAACACTATTTAAAAAGTACAATCAAGCTGCATGTCTTAATTTGGTAACACCAACAGCAAAAGAAAAGGCACATATGTTTATGTAAAGCTTATcatcagtgttgtcaaaggcgaaAAGCTTTAAAAAGTGTTACAGGTCTATTGAGGCTTTAAGCGTAAAATGCAAATGAAGTGTGAGCTTTAGTGGGGGAAAGGCGCAATGAAGAAAAAGaagtaaaaatatatatgtaatgcAAGAAAAAAGTAACAAATTCATTCAAAATGTTTTCATTAACACTAATATATCTCTTTGCCGACTATATTTATAGTTCAGTACTTCTCGACTCAAGTTGAATTCATGGGCAATGAGGCACACACCTTAATCCCCTGTACACACTTAAACACAGCTTAAGCGAGGCGAAGCATAGCGCCCCTCCTGAACTTTGGGGCTTAGAAGTGCCTTAAATGAGCCTTTAACAAGACAGCTTATCATCCATTTCAAGTGTAATGAAACTGTCATTGTGACTTGGAAAGAGCTAAAGTTATGAGCTCCACTCACCTAAATGAAGTATTTAAGAAATAACATCTACGACTGAAGGAACAACGATATGCAGGTGACTGAAACTGCGTAAAAGTACCCACAAAGTGCAAGTTGTTTTACAAAATAGACTTTGAAGAATCCGACGGTAAGTTGGAATACAAGAGCTAAGATATATACACCATTCAAACATCCCCAATTTATTGTCTTAATGGACCATGTAGAACTTCATTTGCTTCAAATCTCACCAGCCAAAATGTGGCAGAAACTTAGCCAGGATTTTAACcaacagaatatatatatatatatatatatatatatatatatatatatatatatatatatttgcacaTTTTTGTCTAATCATGATCTAAGTTTTCTAAAGAAACGTGTTCAACACTTACTGAATCAACTGTAGCACCAGACCCAATATCTTGATCTATACACTTAATCACTTCAGCAGAGTATGTCAATGCTGCCATATGTTCGGCAGCAAAACTAGTGGGCCTCCTCTTACTAATTTCACAGCATTCTTCCTGGCTCTCTTCTGATTCCGCTCCTAGTTTATGTGAATGACGGAATACTTCATCATACAACTTTTTGCTGACCACCGGCTGAGGTGAGAAACCGCCAACGCCACTATTTAAGTGGCAAGAGTTGCTAAAGGAAACTTCATGCTGAACAGATATAGAAGGAATTTGAATTGAAGGAACTAAAGGAATCTCAGCTCCGTCAGTTAGCCATTCTTTGTAGTAAAGTGCAAACTGATAAGTCCCATTGTCCAGATTTTCGTTGTACAATTTCTCAACAAGCTTCAGTGTCCTCGACTTATTATGTCGATCACCGAGAAAATTAGCTTCCGAATTATACCAGACCTTCAAATGCGAAAGATGAGGAAGAAATATGTGATTCCACAAATCCGGCAACAAATTAGTCCTTGCCTGAAAGGGCGAATCAGAGAAAACTTGCAGTAAGTGCTTTGCAGCAATACGGTCCTTCTTCTGTATCTTATATATGACACTGAGGTACAAATGAGCACAAGCTGCCAATTTAGAATTGGGAATTCCAGACGTAAATCGATCTCGTAATTCGTTCGAATTCAATCCTGTTATTACACTAAGCTGCACTGAGGCTTTCTTAAGCTCTTTTTCATTTGCACAATCCTCTGCTGCTCTTTCTACTGTTTCTATAGCTTGTTCAAGAGTGGCTATGATCTTGCTTTCAGTATTCAAGCCTTCTTCAAATCCAACAAAATTTAAGGAAGCGAAACTATTGTGACGAAGCGATGTCCTAAAATCCTCGTCTAGGAGGAAACAGTTTATATGCCCGCTTAAGATAGAGATTACTGCCTGAATAGAAACTTCATCAAGAGCAGGAATAGCTGTAGTCTCATCATACTTCTTGTTGGTTAGCGAACTTCTACTTGATCTGCTATGTGAGGTCTCGGGCTGTTCCATATGTTTCTGATAATTATCTCTAAAGCTTGGATGTCCTGAAATTTCTTTACTAGAATTATTGAGACATTTTGTTGTTTCTAGTGCATGTTTTCCAAAGGATTCACCGCTCTCCCTTCTGTAAGTTCGATTTGAGTATATACGATTGTATCTTGAGTCATTTCGCTCCCCAACCTCAACTATCTCACTGTTTTGAGAAGCATTAGCAGATAGAAACTCATCAGAAGAACTAATGCTTAGTCTCTTAACATCCGACGGTAGATCGGAAGAGCCCATTCTATGCTTACTTTCCTTCTTTGACCTTCCATCTGCAAACAAAatgggataattacatttttggaccgctcaaaagaataatagccagcaaatgtataggttttgtatggTAAGTGTAAGAATACATCAACTATACATAttgtatacacaaatatacaagtatacatatcatatacgtaATCAATGTATTGGTTTTTTATATTTTGGCTAGCTCCCGTCATTAATTTCAGCCgacgggccaaaaatgaaaacAGTCCCTCGCGGTCATACCTTTTAAGTCATGCCAGGGTATATCAGATTTTCTTCTCTCTGTCTTTCTTGTGCTTGACGAAGCAACATTTGTATGAGGTTCTTGAAGTCGGTAAATAGGTCCGCTTCTTGCTTTTGTTCCCAATGAAGTTCTAGGCATTGTTTTTGACATCCGGCTATTGAATCCTTCTTTTGCAAGGAGGTCCTCCAGTGACATGGCCATGTTCACTCAGATTAGAATATCAACTCACCTAAACGCAAGACAACAAAGAGATTGATCAATGCCAAATAATATCAGAAGTGTTGATTCTACCACAACCATCCcgaaaaaagaagaaacaaacaCACAATGACGGCTACTATTACTATGTTTCAGATTCAAATTAGTTGGAgtcagctatatgaatcctcaatattcatTTTTCTCCCCGAAATAACAAACACAAACATCAAAATAATAGGGGAAACGGAAACTGAAAATCTTAAGGTATATTAGTAACTCTCTAGAGATTTTGTCATCTACTTCAATATACAAGTTCCTTGAAGAGAGTGTCGATCCTATTTGCACAAAATGTTGCTGCCTTAAAAATGATCATTTCCTCCTAAGTAATTGCACAAGCAAAATCGTAAATTGCTTAAAAAGCAAAAAACTCCTAATTGCAGGCGTTACATTCTTCATCCAATTCAAAAGAGAAAAACAATAAAGTAGATACTTCACTAAGCAAAGCGGCTCGTACTTTCAACCAAGTATCTTATCTAT
Coding sequences:
- the LOC132626006 gene encoding uncharacterized protein LOC132626006 isoform X2; this translates as MAMSLEDLLAKEGFNSRMSKTMPRTSLGTKARSGPIYRLQEPHTNVASSSTRKTERRKSDIPWHDLKDGRSKKESKHRMGSSDLPSDVKRLSISSSDEFLSANASQNSEIVEVGERNDSRYNRIYSNRTYRRESGESFGKHALETTKCLNNSSKEISGHPSFRDNYQKHMEQPETSHSRSSRSSLTNKKYDETTAIPALDEVSIQAVISILSGHINCFLLDEDFRTSLRHNSFASLNFVGFEEGLNTESKIIATLEQAIETVERAAEDCANEKELKKASVQLSVITGLNSNELRDRFTSGIPNSKLAACAHLYLSVIYKIQKKDRIAAKHLLQVFSDSPFQARTNLLPDLWNHIFLPHLSHLKVWYNSEANFLGDRHNKSRTLKLVEKLYNENLDNGTYQFALYYKEWLTDGAEIPLVPSIQIPSISVQHEVSFSNSCHLNSGVGGFSPQPVVSKKLYDEVFRHSHKLGAESEESQEECCEISKRRPTSFAAEHMAALTYSAEVIKCIDQDIGSGATVDSYGASTARDAAGVFGANSPEEKNFMEIFGNSDMKETSPLKSNMPDSFAPANLTEFIFNRITKAASEQETEEVVLPAQGVDYEDYVERPSINIPQEFVCPLTGLFFEDPVTLETGQTFERASIISWLLKGNRTCPVTRRLLECQRVPHTNFILKRVINNWKSEHWRHLLAYFSKVTGNSGGHGWLKNETAVSILEHLIIALTQDERRVTLEQLISVGSLQFLIQRFNCGNASEKICVSGLFCSCIVADTNCRNVVARNVDKMWLLNLLQKEELESRRFAFLLLTELICLNRRKDAKFFLKGLHKDNIVKAMTDLLMYLQDCPCEQRIMADTDMPNTYRDDAVDAMTMALESSLSDERSREICCKALLILGGHFSFSGKIMTEDWILKQAGFLEGFGVEYPDEKENNVLVDATVMMMEDEEEEAREKWLLNASALLIGSGKKSFVEALSKCLGSGNLEMVRICLTTVAWLSSALASMNDSEFEISAFLAIINQLIECLQHGDLVEHKVLASMSLLNFSKIQECRILLMMIAEDFVGPLESLVEVTWTAKELYAIISSC
- the LOC132626006 gene encoding uncharacterized protein LOC132626006 isoform X3, with product MAMSLEDLLAKEGFNSRMSKTMPRTSLGTKARSGPIYRLQEPHTNVASSSTRKTERRKSDIPWHDLKDGRSKKESKHRMGSSDLPSDVKRLSISSSDEFLSANASQNSEIVEVGERNDSRYNRIYSNRTYRRESGESFGKHALETTKCLNNSSKEISGHPSFRDNYQKHMEQPETSHSRSSRSSLTNKKYDETTAIPALDEVSIQAVISILSGHINCFLLDEDFRTSLRHNSFASLNFVGFEEGLNTESKIIATLEQAIETVERAAEDCANEKELKKASVQLSVITGLNSNELRDRFTSGIPNSKLAACAHLYLSVIYKIQKKDRIAAKHLLQVFSDSPFQARTNLLPDLWNHIFLPHLSHLKVWYNSEANFLGDRHNKSRTLKLVEKLYNENLDNGTYQFALYYKEWLTDGAEIPLVPSIQIPSISVQHEVSFSNSCHLNSGVGGFSPQPVVSKKLYDEVFRHSHKLGAESEESQEECCEISKRRPTSFAAEHMAALTYSAEVIKCIDQDIGSGATVDSYGASTARDAAGVFGANSPEEKNFMEIFGNSDMKETSPLKSNMPDSFAPANLTEFIFNRITKAASEQETEEVVLPAQGVDYEDYVERPSINIPQEFVCPLTGLFFEDPVTLETGQTFERASIISWLLKGNRTCPVTRRLLECQRVPHTNFILKRVINNWKSEHWRHLLAYFSKVTGNSGGHGWLKNETAVSILEHLIIALTQDERRVTLEQLISVGSLQFLIQRFNCGNASEKICVSGLFCSCIVADTNCRNVVARNVDKMWLLNLLQKEELESRRFAFLLLTELICLNRRKDAKFFLKGLHKDNIVKAMTDLLMYLQDCPCEQRIMVAVLLLNFDLLADTDMPNTYRDDAVDAMTMALESSLSDERSREICCKALLILGGHFSFSGKIMTEDWILKQAGFLEGFGVEYPDEKENNVLVDATVMMMEDEEEEAREKWLLNASALLIGSGKKSFVEALSKCLGSGNLEMVRICLTTVAWLSSALASMNDSEFEISAFLAIINQLIECLQHGDLVEHKVLASMSLLNFSKIQGSY
- the LOC132626006 gene encoding uncharacterized protein LOC132626006 isoform X1 — its product is MAMSLEDLLAKEGFNSRMSKTMPRTSLGTKARSGPIYRLQEPHTNVASSSTRKTERRKSDIPWHDLKDGRSKKESKHRMGSSDLPSDVKRLSISSSDEFLSANASQNSEIVEVGERNDSRYNRIYSNRTYRRESGESFGKHALETTKCLNNSSKEISGHPSFRDNYQKHMEQPETSHSRSSRSSLTNKKYDETTAIPALDEVSIQAVISILSGHINCFLLDEDFRTSLRHNSFASLNFVGFEEGLNTESKIIATLEQAIETVERAAEDCANEKELKKASVQLSVITGLNSNELRDRFTSGIPNSKLAACAHLYLSVIYKIQKKDRIAAKHLLQVFSDSPFQARTNLLPDLWNHIFLPHLSHLKVWYNSEANFLGDRHNKSRTLKLVEKLYNENLDNGTYQFALYYKEWLTDGAEIPLVPSIQIPSISVQHEVSFSNSCHLNSGVGGFSPQPVVSKKLYDEVFRHSHKLGAESEESQEECCEISKRRPTSFAAEHMAALTYSAEVIKCIDQDIGSGATVDSYGASTARDAAGVFGANSPEEKNFMEIFGNSDMKETSPLKSNMPDSFAPANLTEFIFNRITKAASEQETEEVVLPAQGVDYEDYVERPSINIPQEFVCPLTGLFFEDPVTLETGQTFERASIISWLLKGNRTCPVTRRLLECQRVPHTNFILKRVINNWKSEHWRHLLAYFSKVTGNSGGHGWLKNETAVSILEHLIIALTQDERRVTLEQLISVGSLQFLIQRFNCGNASEKICVSGLFCSCIVADTNCRNVVARNVDKMWLLNLLQKEELESRRFAFLLLTELICLNRRKDAKFFLKGLHKDNIVKAMTDLLMYLQDCPCEQRIMVAVLLLNFDLLADTDMPNTYRDDAVDAMTMALESSLSDERSREICCKALLILGGHFSFSGKIMTEDWILKQAGFLEGFGVEYPDEKENNVLVDATVMMMEDEEEEAREKWLLNASALLIGSGKKSFVEALSKCLGSGNLEMVRICLTTVAWLSSALASMNDSEFEISAFLAIINQLIECLQHGDLVEHKVLASMSLLNFSKIQECRILLMMIAEDFVGPLESLVEVTWTAKELYAIISSC